Part of the Nostoc sp. ATCC 53789 genome, TTAGATGAACCGACAACTTTCTTAGATATCAACTATCAATTACAACTATTAGAACTACTGAAAAATCTGAATCAACAGCAAGAATTAACTATCGTTACCGTTCTACACGAACTAAACCTAGCAGCACGATATAGTTCTCGCATTGCTTTATTAAAACAAGGTCATCTTTGGGAAGTTGGCAAACCTGAAGAAGTTTTGACACCAAGTGCGATCGCCCAAGTATTTGGTGTGGAATCTGTGATTATTCAGACACCTGTGGGTTTACAAGTTTGTGCAATTTCTGCTGTATCGTTATGAGCCAATTACTTTTCTGATGCAAGCCAGTCAAATGTACCCTTGGGAAATGCCTTCTTTATCTGAAATATTTATCGACGGATTAACTTATCAATAACTTTGTTATTGTCACCAATTGGTTGATCAAAATTGAAAGCTTTATTAACAATAACTTGCTTGGGTAATTGAGCGCCATTTTGGACATATATTCCTGGCAATACACTCAGTTTAAACTCTTTAATCTCTTTAACCTCTTTAGATTCATTTACCAGACTTACTTTAAGCTCATGAAGAACTCGCTGCTGTTCTTTGACAATTTGGGTTAGTTCGTTTAGTTGCTGAGTATGTAAGTCATCCAATTTTTCATGGAGAAGTTCAATATTTTGTCCAGCCCTTAAATTCACCTGATGGTCAATTTCGGAGTTTTTCCGATCAGTATCAGACTGGCGATTTTGACTCATCAAGACGATGGGTGCTGTGTAGGCTGAGGCAAATGAAAACACTAAATTAAGCATCATAAAAGGTGATTCATCCCAGTGGGGAACCCCAGGCATTAAGTT contains:
- a CDS encoding DUF1003 domain-containing protein, producing the protein MNLFKKVSSKNVDAKVVQKPQVVEIQPAVQNTSTQELTRGQRLADKFAAQVGSWGFLIGQSTVLAGWVGINLMPGVPHWDESPFMMLNLVFSFASAYTAPIVLMSQNRQSDTDRKNSEIDHQVNLRAGQNIELLHEKLDDLHTQQLNELTQIVKEQQRVLHELKVSLVNESKEVKEIKEFKLSVLPGIYVQNGAQLPKQVIVNKAFNFDQPIGDNNKVIDKLIRR